The following proteins are encoded in a genomic region of Alphaproteobacteria bacterium:
- a CDS encoding cold shock domain-containing protein: MSRFVAPSQAMPADEGIQVKVSVKWFNVTKGFGFVAPEDGGGDAFLHISVLNRAGLQQIADGTLLSCMVAPGAKGRQVTRIVEILPGQADGRSSGGGGDYQGQNNRDYQGQSNRDNHAYDGARERNFGGGHDGGYERNFGGGNFSGGEEVEVTGTVKWFKPDKGFGFVAADDGDKDIFIHKSLLRRANIMEIESGQRVKVKAQSASKGREATWIALLQE, from the coding sequence TTGTCTCGTTTTGTCGCGCCCAGTCAAGCCATGCCTGCGGATGAAGGTATCCAGGTCAAGGTTTCGGTTAAATGGTTCAACGTGACGAAGGGCTTCGGTTTCGTGGCCCCCGAAGACGGCGGCGGCGACGCCTTCCTGCATATCTCAGTTCTCAATCGCGCGGGTCTACAGCAGATTGCCGATGGCACTTTGCTGTCATGCATGGTCGCGCCCGGCGCAAAGGGACGCCAAGTCACGCGCATCGTCGAAATTCTTCCTGGCCAGGCAGATGGCCGGAGTAGCGGTGGCGGCGGCGATTATCAGGGCCAGAACAACCGCGATTATCAAGGTCAAAGCAATCGCGACAATCACGCTTATGACGGCGCGCGCGAGCGCAACTTCGGCGGCGGCCATGACGGCGGCTATGAGCGCAATTTCGGCGGCGGTAATTTCAGCGGCGGCGAAGAAGTCGAAGTGACCGGCACCGTCAAATGGTTCAAGCCGGACAAAGGATTCGGTTTCGTGGCCGCCGACGACGGCGACAAGGACATCTTCATTCACAAGAGCCTTCTGCGCCGCGCGAATATCATGGAAATCGAAAGCGGCCAGCGCGTCAAGGTCAAGGCGCAATCGGCGTCCAAAGGCCGCGAAGCGACATGGATCGCTCTGCTCCAGGAATAA